Below is a window of Lytechinus variegatus isolate NC3 chromosome 4, Lvar_3.0, whole genome shotgun sequence DNA.
tttcttgtatTCAACTTTTGTATAATGATGCCGAGGGCTTAGTCAAAGTGTGTGGATCCCTCACTGCgccttttccttttcaaaaaggCATACGCCAAGGTTGCCCTTTGTCTGGCCTTCTGTATTCGATAGCCATAGAACCTTTGCTGCACAAGTTAAAAGTTAATCTTGCTtcatgttctttttctttacctAACACGGATATGAATGTCTCAGTCTCTGCATATGCAGatgatatatcaatttttgtCACTGAAGACAAAGGCTTTGATATTATTCTTGATACATATAACACTTTTAGTAAGGCCTCGGCCGCCTGCCTTAATCATGTAAAATCTCAAGGACTGTGGGCTGGATCATGGTCGAAACGTAGAGACAGGCCCCTTGATTTCAAATGGAATTGTGATGGTCTCCTTTTTCTTGGAGTTCATCtgggtaataacaataattttgtaTACAACAACTGGATAAAGtgtaaagaaaaattaaataagaCTCTATCTCGATGGAGTTCTCTTTCTTCTTGTCTATCCTTCAAAGGCAGAATCATTATTGCTAATCAACTAGCTGCATCTAAACTGTTTCATTGCCTTGCAGTTTTATCTCCCCCTCAGCAAATACTGGATGAACTCCAAGAAATgcttattaattttgtttggtcCGGAAAACGACATCTTTTAAGAAAGCAAATTCTGTTTCAACAACCTAACAAAGGTGGACTTGGTTTGGTATGTCTCCAAGCACGAACACTCACGTTTCGTTTTGCCTTTTTACAGCGTTATCTCAATCTTTGTTCTCATCCCGCGTATACCTTTTGTTCTTATAATCTTCGGAGAtataagaaattaaattttgatttttctttgtttctgacTGAATTAGACCCAAAGTTTTATACCAGTCTTCCTTGTTTCTATTCGGAAATTTTGCGTGCTTGGGGTATCTCTGGAGCCAGCATCGAGACATCGTCCTTCACTGTCAACCATGTGTTCAATATTCCTTTGaattattataaatttcttCATTACACACTGGATGGCGACAAGATCTTCCCTGCTAGATTATTTGCATGTGGAATCAAACTCGTCAAACATCTTGTAAACCCAAACAACGGTACCTGGCTCCGAGCAGACGAGGTCGCCATCACATCCACCCTGCAGCGTCCATCTTTACGGCTCTTGGAATTTGACCTCTCTCGACTTCACAAAGTGATTTCCAGTTTGTTTCCCAGATTCTTTTTAAACAGCGGACTTAGACTGTCAATAGTTTCAACTCATCTTCACAATCTGGCTGAACCTATCAACTCTCCGTTCTCGATTATAACTAAGGACAACAAGAACATTCTTGCCACACCCACTAAATCGATATATCGAATCCTCAACCGTTCTATTAACTTTCTTCCTAGAACTCAAGTTACTCATTGGCACGAGATTGGGATACTTTCCCCATCTACACTAATCAACTGGACTGAAATCTACTACTATCCTTCGTCTAAGAAAGATGGGGACACTCAGTACAAACTATTACATAATGTCCTTCCGTCGCTTGCCGTTCTTCATCACCTTAATTCCGACATCTCCTCTTCATGTGGATGGTGTGGCAAGAAAGGAACTATATTACACCTCTTTATCGAGTGCACTTCTATTCAACCGGCCTTGGATCTTCTTCACCACCTCCTTTCATGTCTTTTGCCCGAAGTGAACATTGACTTTGACCTCTACTGGACCTTGGTTCCACATGCAAGAGGTCGTAGCAGGGAAGCCGTGCGCCTATCCAACTTTCTTATTGTTAGTCTTAAAAGCACATTATATTGGCTTTACCGAACCTCTCGTTTTTTTGATCCGCTTCCGTTTTGgaaatttagaattaaaaacaGAGTCATTATTGATTATGAATTCTACAAATTACAAAGCAATTTGGCTTTATTTCTTAAAACATGGTCACCcaataatgtactctttctttTGGATAACGATAGTCTCACATGGttgatttaattgttttgacgtgatcacatattttctttgctattatttttatgttatgcCTAAGATTTTGTGTACCTCCTTCGgtattttatgattgattttttttgagcAAAGCTCTTTATGGAAATTAATAACTTCCCACAGTAAAATCGTTTTAAATACTGATGATACTGTAGTTCTGTAATCATCTGTCGTCAGTATTCAGTACATTTAAaaattttttcttgttttctattgttaaatttattgcttgttcatgaattgtttaatgTCTTCCGCTTTATGTATTACTTAttgattgttttgtttattgtttagcTCACAAACACTTGACATATTAAGTGCATCAATgtctgtatatttttatttgtattatttattatatgcaaTGTAAATAAAGTTTTACTTTGAAAAGTCAAAAaaagtcttcttcttcttcttcttcgtcttcttctcctccttcttcttttcttcttctatctTTTCCCTcgtttttcctcttttcttttttccctggCCCTCTTGTTATACTTctattttgaattgttttaaCTTACATATTCACAGGGCATACGTGACAAGTTTATTTGCATTAATGTTCCAAAGTTTGTAATTTGAAGGCATCCTTATATAATttagtttttaaaaacaaactcTTGGATTTCGTTATGGTTACACAAGGACCTCATGCTACAAATCGTAAACAAGAAATAGCCATCATCAAGTTAATCATCtttcgtttcacacccgattcTAGCCATTTTAAACAAACTCCACAAATCGTTCCAAGCTCAAATTCGGTAAAATGCCTAAAGAAGTGCGATATCTAAGGAAATATTATcgcttctacttcttcttctctctgattttctcttttctccctttctccattttctttctctctcgctCTGTTGTGATTCTTCTCTTCTTAATTTACTTTTAGTTTCTCTTCTCAACTTAGGTTTTGTTTCTCATCTTAACCATTTATATATTCGTGCTGTTAAAATGTGACAAGCTTATTTGCACTGTTCCTATAAGCTTGTAATTTTAAGGCATCATTCTTCGGTTTGTTggttttttaaacaaattcttAGATTTTTTTCATCTCGTTTTACTTATCATCGTATATCACAATTGGCAATCATGACTGTAATCAACCTTCGTTTCCCACCTGGGACCTgctgaataaaagaaaaatctcTGGCAACTTTTTACAGACATTTTTTATGTGTCAATGGAATACATTAATTTGTTTGCCCGAGActtttatggcaaaagttttttGCGACAGGCCCCTGCTCCCATCCCTTATAAACAAACTCCACAAATCTTagtttattttatcataaatacaagcTCTTCGTTTTTATTTCAGTGAAAAGGAAGATTGGCAAGGAGTTTAGATGCATTGGGATGAAAAaacgatatatattttttatgaaatgaaattattgcaTTCACTCTTTTCTCAAACCAACTTCACTTTTAAAACAAACCATGTACATAACATTCTTTTTCTTCAGAGAAGTACGGTATAAAGAAGATATCGTTAAACGCTATGACGATATTCATTTTCTGTTATCAGACTTACCTACAGAACGTACAGACGTTATTAATTTTGATCAATATCACAAATTTATGTTTATTGTTCACGCTTGCGCAACGAAGGGTAAAGATACAATAGCCCAAGGTCCATTTTATACGGGAACGTTCAATGTATAGGCctaagatataaaaaaaattgattgaaaaaaaaatgattacctAACACATTAAgcaccttttttattttcaggttTTGTTACATATTTACATTGCTTATGCAAACAAGCGTAATGTTACGCTAAGTGTGCATGTAACATTACTTCATGGAAAAATGAAACGTCGGATTGTTAAGGTTGTACcaaggtaggtaggtaggtagatagatagatagatagatagacagacatatagacagacagacagacagacagacagacagacatatagatagatagatagatagatattatCGAGATCCATGAATGTGCatagtttgaaaatgaatatcatttaaCAGGATATTTATGATAGAAAGTCTCATTCAGGAAATGGTTCTTTGTCACAATAATCTGGTGATGCTGGTTACTTGCATAAGAAGTAGAGACCTATAATGAAGGAGCACGACGTACAGTTAAAATTTCTAAATACTCgcaagagagagaaaaatggaaaaaaaataccttttaaaaattgaaatcataATCTATGTCACACCTAGAGCGTACCGTTTTCatttctcaccccccccccctcattttgtttttgtgttcgGTCGTGGAACTTTTGGGGGAGCTAGATTGGTGTCCCATGCAGTTTCCCAActtgtttgatttgtttgttttattttcatttctgcgTTCACAATACATCACAAtacgcaggagaccgccatcgtgagcggttaagtTTGTaattgatggcggcctcataaaAGGGTTCGTGACTAAGATTGGTAATTACAAtacattatcaaaaatatttacattggtTGCAATATACACAATCCATAatgtatacaatataaacataatacaCAATCATAAAAACAACGGTGTGTGCATATACTTCacattttaataatgataaaaagcaacATTAACGAATGAACgcatgcaggagaccgccatcgtgagcggttaagtTTGTaattgatggcggcctcatCATAAAAAGGATTCGTGTATGGCAAGCCGTTTGTACCATAAAGGCGATAAACCGAGTTTATCGCCGATAAACTCGGTTTTTCGGTcgataaacagagtttatcAACCgaaaaactaagtttttcaccgataaactcagtttttcggcgataaactcagtttatcaagtgataaactgagtttatcgcgagaaactctgtttatcgtcgaaaaactaagtttatcgccgataaacagagtttttctcgataaactaagtttatcaagtgataaactgagtttatcgagataaactctgtttatcggCGATAAACCGAGTTTTTCAGCGATAAACAGAGTTATTTCgataaacttagtttatcgccgaaaaacta
It encodes the following:
- the LOC121412845 gene encoding uncharacterized protein LOC121412845 gives rise to the protein MTPQDQFFFLFFFFVVEGRVSSELQSFYPKFYTSLPCFYSEILRAWGISGASIETSSFTVNHVFNIPLNYYKFLHYTLDGDKIFPARLFACGIKLVKHLVNPNNGTWLRADEVAITSTLQRPSLRLLEFDLSRLHKVISSLFPRFFLNSGLRLSIVSTHLHNLAEPINSPFSIITKDNKNILATPTKSIYRILNRSINFLPRTQVTHWHEIGILSPSTLINWTEIYYYPSSKKDGDTQYKLLHNVLPSLAVLHHLNSDISSSCGWCGKKGTILHLFIECTSIQPALDLLHHLLSCLLPEVNIDFDLYWTLVPHARGRSREAVRLSNFLIVSLKSTLYWLYRTSRFFDPLPFWKFRIKNRVIIDYEFYKLQSNLALFLKTWSPNNVLFLLDNDSLTWLI